A window of the Streptomyces albireticuli genome harbors these coding sequences:
- a CDS encoding carboxylate-amine ligase, giving the protein MLTLGIEEEYLLLDPATALPVPMAEQVCAAVDLEPVVHEREIQPELLQAQVEVATPVCSDLAEASRHLLRLRHAVSSAAKRTGCRIAASGTAPRAGLAPVPVTRSPRYLAMHSVAPQLVDEQLVNGMHVHVAIPDREVGVGVLNRVRPWLPVLVAMAANSPMWHGQDTGFASWRTVVYSRWPVSGPPPHFTDLADYEERIQALFVAGAITDRGQLYWQARLSDRYPTIEVRCLDVQLRVDDAVMFAGIVRALVATAIRDEKTGPLLTPCTPELLNASNWHAARYGLDGVLVDPEGRRRGADAVVLTLLTHIGQALEESGDTRQVSSLVHRLLRRGTPADRQRRVLASDGIRALTDLITEP; this is encoded by the coding sequence ATGCTCACCCTAGGGATCGAGGAGGAGTATCTTCTGCTCGACCCGGCCACCGCGCTGCCCGTACCGATGGCAGAACAGGTCTGTGCGGCGGTGGACCTGGAGCCGGTCGTCCACGAGCGGGAGATTCAGCCGGAACTGTTGCAGGCCCAAGTGGAAGTTGCCACTCCGGTCTGCTCGGATCTGGCGGAGGCGAGCAGGCATCTGCTGCGGCTGCGTCACGCGGTGAGTTCCGCCGCGAAGCGCACCGGGTGCCGCATCGCCGCGAGCGGGACCGCGCCGCGAGCCGGGCTGGCCCCCGTGCCCGTGACGCGCAGTCCCCGCTATCTGGCCATGCACTCCGTGGCACCGCAGCTCGTCGACGAGCAGCTGGTCAACGGGATGCATGTGCATGTCGCCATCCCCGACCGGGAGGTGGGCGTAGGCGTACTCAACCGCGTCCGGCCCTGGCTGCCCGTCCTGGTGGCCATGGCCGCGAACTCCCCCATGTGGCACGGCCAGGACACCGGCTTCGCCAGCTGGCGCACGGTGGTCTACAGCCGCTGGCCGGTCAGCGGCCCGCCCCCGCACTTCACCGATCTCGCCGACTACGAAGAGCGAATCCAGGCGCTGTTCGTCGCCGGCGCGATCACCGACCGGGGGCAGCTCTACTGGCAGGCGAGGCTGTCCGACCGCTACCCCACGATCGAGGTCCGCTGTCTGGACGTCCAGCTGCGGGTCGACGACGCCGTCATGTTCGCCGGGATCGTCCGGGCCCTGGTGGCCACGGCCATCCGGGACGAGAAGACGGGCCCGCTGCTCACCCCCTGCACCCCCGAGCTGCTCAACGCCTCGAACTGGCACGCGGCGCGGTACGGGCTGGACGGCGTGCTGGTGGACCCCGAGGGCAGGCGCCGGGGCGCCGACGCCGTGGTCCTCACCCTTCTCACCCACATAGGACAGGCCCTGGAGGAGTCGGGCGACACCCGGCAGGTGAGCTCCCTGGTCCACCGGCTGCTGCGCCGAGGCACCCCGGCGGACCGGCAACGGCGCGTCCTGGCGTCGGACGGCATCAGGGCGCTCACGGATCTGATCACCGAGCCGTGA
- a CDS encoding C40 family peptidase, giving the protein MSAIPGIPALKSRAVAASVLTAATVTASMLLPGVGSEAQAATPGQTAVKVAASKKGSPYQYGAAGPNRFDCSGLTLYSFKKAGKTLPRTAAQQYNKTRHLSAGSRQVGDLVFFHSGSNVYHVGIYAGDNKIWHSPKPGASVRMEKIWSSGVWYGRVN; this is encoded by the coding sequence ATGTCTGCGATTCCTGGCATACCGGCGCTCAAGTCCCGGGCCGTGGCCGCGTCCGTCCTCACCGCGGCCACCGTGACCGCGTCGATGCTCCTGCCCGGTGTGGGATCCGAGGCCCAGGCCGCGACGCCCGGTCAGACCGCCGTGAAGGTCGCGGCCTCCAAGAAGGGCTCGCCCTACCAGTACGGCGCGGCCGGCCCCAACCGGTTCGACTGCTCGGGCCTGACGCTCTACTCCTTCAAGAAGGCCGGCAAGACGCTCCCGCGCACCGCCGCCCAGCAGTACAACAAGACCCGTCACCTCTCGGCGGGCTCCCGCCAGGTCGGCGACCTCGTCTTCTTCCACTCCGGCAGCAACGTCTACCACGTGGGCATCTACGCCGGCGACAACAAGATCTGGCACTCGCCCAAGCCGGGCGCGTCCGTCCGCATGGAGAAGATCTGGAGCAGCGGCGTCTGGTACGGCCGCGTCAACTGA
- a CDS encoding nitrate/nitrite transporter: MPGGRRRHDIDDWRPEDPGFWRETGARVARRNLALSVLSEHIGFSVWSLWSVLVLFLGPEYGIDAAGKFLLTALPTALGAVLRLPYTFAVAVFGGRNWTVVSALLLLVPTVLAGVVLEPGVSYGTLLAVACVAGVGGGNFASSMANINAFYPQRLKGWALGLNAGGGNLGVPAVQLAGLLLMAVAGTGSPRLLPLVYIPLIALAALAAALRMDNLTALRSDRRAMRDVCREPHTWIMSVLYIGTFGSFIGFGFAFGQVLQVQFHDHFDTPVKAAGVTFLGPLLGSLVRPVGGLMADRWGGARVTVWIYAAMAAGAAAVLAASRRGSLPLFVTGFVALFVLSGIGNGSTYKMIPAIFRAKAGAEVASGADPEAAEQRSRRRASALIGIAGAVGAFGGVLVNIAFRQSFLASGNGEAAYLAFLAAYAVCLVLTWAVYLRPSDRRLPGV; encoded by the coding sequence GTGCCCGGCGGGCGCCGGCGGCACGACATCGACGACTGGCGGCCGGAGGACCCGGGCTTCTGGCGGGAGACCGGTGCCCGCGTGGCCCGCCGCAACCTCGCCCTCTCCGTGCTCTCCGAGCACATCGGCTTCTCGGTGTGGAGCCTGTGGTCGGTGCTGGTCCTCTTCCTGGGGCCGGAGTACGGGATCGACGCGGCCGGGAAGTTCCTGCTCACCGCCCTGCCGACGGCGCTGGGCGCGGTCCTGCGGCTGCCGTACACCTTCGCGGTGGCCGTGTTCGGCGGCCGGAACTGGACGGTCGTCAGCGCGCTCCTGCTGCTGGTCCCCACCGTCCTGGCCGGGGTCGTGCTCGAACCGGGCGTCTCCTACGGCACGCTCCTGGCGGTGGCGTGCGTCGCGGGGGTGGGCGGCGGCAACTTCGCCTCCTCGATGGCGAACATCAACGCGTTCTACCCGCAGCGCCTGAAGGGCTGGGCGCTCGGCCTCAACGCCGGCGGCGGCAATCTCGGGGTCCCGGCGGTGCAGCTCGCCGGCCTGCTGCTGATGGCCGTGGCGGGCACGGGCAGCCCGCGGCTGCTGCCGCTCGTCTACATCCCGCTGATCGCCCTCGCGGCCCTGGCCGCGGCGCTGCGGATGGACAACCTCACCGCGCTGCGCAGCGACCGGCGGGCCATGCGCGACGTCTGCCGCGAGCCGCACACCTGGATCATGTCGGTGCTCTACATCGGCACGTTCGGCTCGTTCATCGGCTTCGGCTTCGCCTTCGGGCAGGTGCTCCAGGTGCAGTTCCACGACCACTTCGACACCCCGGTGAAGGCCGCGGGCGTCACCTTCCTCGGACCGCTGCTCGGCTCGCTGGTGCGCCCGGTGGGCGGGCTGATGGCCGACCGCTGGGGCGGGGCGAGGGTGACGGTGTGGATCTACGCGGCGATGGCGGCGGGCGCGGCGGCGGTGCTGGCCGCGTCACGGCGGGGCTCGCTGCCGCTGTTCGTCACCGGGTTCGTGGCGCTGTTCGTGCTCAGCGGGATCGGCAACGGCTCGACGTACAAGATGATTCCGGCGATCTTCCGGGCCAAGGCCGGGGCGGAGGTGGCGTCCGGCGCGGATCCGGAGGCGGCCGAGCAGCGGTCGCGGCGCCGCGCCTCGGCGCTGATCGGCATCGCGGGTGCGGTCGGCGCCTTCGGCGGCGTCCTCGTCAACATCGCCTTCCGCCAGTCCTTCCTGGCCTCGGGCAACGGCGAGGCGGCCTACCTGGCCTTCCTCGCCGCGTACGCGGTCTGCCTGGTGCTGACGTGGGCGGTCTATCTGCGGCCGTCGGACCGGCGGCTGCCGGGGGTCTGA
- a CDS encoding MFS transporter, with the protein MGSARWGMLAVLCASLLLVAMDATILNVALPSLITEMRPDALEQLWIIDIYGLVLGGLLVTAGAVGDRLGRKLLFVTGFALFGAASVLAATAGFADSVLQLIAGRVLLAIGGAMVMPSTLSLIRTIFTDPHERTLAIGIWAAVAGAGAAIGPLVGGVLVDAFSWSAAFWVNVPVVAVTLVAAVLLLPEYRSPSHHDLDLPSAVLSVAGVIATAWGIKHLAGGFRPADLAVLLVGLAALTWFVRRQLVAADPLLDVRLFANRPFLAAALATLIAMMAIGAALFLLSLWLQYVQGHDALQAGLRTLPVALAALAAALLTPWLLRHTGVRPVLTAGLAALLCGFVLLAAAPQPLGYGTVVIALVTFGLGDGLAITASAAVMVAAVRPERAGQAGAVSESAYELGIGFGVALLGSVHNTLYRSGMTGLPEAVRGGELESARESVGGAEQVARTLGHDTEEGRALLLTARSAFDDALTATSWVSVGIVAVAVVLAAALVPRGFRADSAH; encoded by the coding sequence GTGGGTTCCGCTCGCTGGGGGATGCTCGCCGTCCTCTGCGCCAGCCTCCTGCTGGTCGCCATGGACGCCACGATCCTCAACGTCGCCCTGCCGTCGCTGATCACGGAGATGCGGCCGGACGCCCTCGAACAGCTGTGGATCATCGACATCTACGGTCTGGTGCTGGGCGGCCTGCTCGTCACCGCCGGTGCGGTGGGCGACCGGCTGGGCCGGAAGCTCCTCTTCGTCACCGGCTTCGCGCTGTTCGGCGCCGCCTCCGTGCTCGCCGCCACCGCGGGGTTCGCCGACAGCGTCCTCCAGCTGATCGCCGGCCGGGTCCTGCTCGCCATCGGCGGCGCGATGGTGATGCCCTCCACGCTGTCCCTGATCCGCACGATCTTCACGGACCCGCACGAGCGCACCCTGGCGATCGGCATCTGGGCCGCCGTCGCCGGGGCCGGCGCGGCGATCGGCCCGCTGGTGGGCGGCGTCCTGGTGGACGCGTTCTCCTGGTCGGCGGCCTTCTGGGTGAACGTGCCGGTGGTGGCCGTCACCCTCGTCGCGGCCGTCCTGCTGCTGCCCGAGTACCGCAGCCCGTCGCACCACGACCTCGACCTGCCGTCCGCCGTGCTGTCCGTGGCCGGGGTCATCGCCACCGCCTGGGGCATCAAGCACCTGGCCGGCGGATTCCGCCCGGCCGACCTGGCCGTCCTGCTGGTCGGACTGGCCGCGCTCACCTGGTTCGTCCGCCGCCAGCTGGTCGCCGCGGATCCCCTGCTGGACGTCCGGCTGTTCGCCAACCGCCCCTTCCTGGCCGCCGCGCTGGCCACCCTGATCGCCATGATGGCCATCGGCGCCGCCCTCTTCCTGCTCTCGCTCTGGCTCCAGTACGTCCAGGGCCACGACGCGCTCCAGGCCGGGCTGCGGACGCTGCCGGTGGCCCTCGCCGCGCTCGCCGCCGCCCTGCTGACCCCGTGGCTCCTGCGGCACACCGGCGTCCGGCCGGTGCTGACGGCGGGTCTGGCCGCCCTGCTCTGCGGCTTCGTCCTGCTGGCCGCCGCGCCCCAGCCGCTGGGCTACGGCACCGTGGTGATCGCGCTCGTCACCTTCGGCCTCGGCGACGGCCTGGCCATCACCGCCTCCGCCGCCGTGATGGTGGCCGCGGTCCGGCCCGAGCGGGCCGGGCAGGCGGGCGCGGTGTCGGAGAGCGCGTACGAACTGGGCATCGGCTTCGGCGTGGCGCTGCTCGGCAGCGTCCACAACACCCTCTACCGCTCCGGGATGACCGGCCTGCCGGAGGCCGTGCGCGGCGGAGAGCTGGAGAGCGCCCGTGAGTCGGTGGGCGGCGCCGAGCAGGTGGCCCGGACGCTCGGCCACGACACCGAGGAGGGAAGGGCGCTCCTGCTGACGGCGCGGTCGGCGTTCGATGACGCCCTGACCGCCACCTCGTGGGTGTCCGTCGGCATCGTGGCGGTGGCCGTCGTCCTGGCGGCCGCCCTGGTGCCGCGCGGCTTCCGGGCCGACTCCGCCCACTGA
- a CDS encoding helix-turn-helix domain-containing protein, with the protein MDKEALQDLLRGRRARIAPEDHGLARPSRQGRRAPGLTQSQIDQLLHRTYGTFNRLETGAYPNPPEELLRDVARLLEFTEQEWTSLWLYAVHRDPPYPLHQRSGTEVSRAWQDVVDGLSHMAYLNDQSWRVLAHNQAFAELFPRGEVPENTMRWMALHPEARTVLTGWRERWAPMILPQLRAAVAALPHDETLAELEADILADPVAGPLYEAGGRAYIHPDGDERPLLHATKGPGWVSLCGAQPLASPRARLMVLVFHPGERPSPAPRPTLHAG; encoded by the coding sequence GTGGACAAGGAAGCACTACAGGATCTGCTGCGGGGCCGGCGGGCCCGGATAGCCCCGGAGGACCACGGCCTGGCCCGGCCCTCGCGGCAGGGGCGGCGCGCGCCGGGGCTGACGCAGAGCCAGATCGACCAGCTGCTCCACCGCACCTACGGCACGTTCAACCGGCTGGAGACGGGCGCGTACCCCAACCCGCCCGAGGAGCTGCTGCGCGACGTGGCCCGGCTGCTGGAGTTCACCGAGCAGGAGTGGACGTCGCTGTGGCTGTACGCCGTGCACCGCGACCCGCCGTACCCGCTGCACCAGCGCTCCGGGACGGAGGTGTCGCGGGCGTGGCAGGACGTGGTCGACGGGCTGTCCCACATGGCCTATCTCAACGACCAGTCCTGGCGGGTCCTCGCGCACAACCAGGCGTTCGCCGAGCTGTTCCCCCGGGGCGAGGTGCCGGAGAACACCATGCGCTGGATGGCGCTGCACCCCGAGGCCCGGACGGTCCTCACGGGCTGGCGGGAGCGCTGGGCGCCGATGATCCTGCCGCAGCTGCGGGCCGCCGTGGCCGCGCTGCCGCACGACGAGACCCTCGCCGAGCTGGAGGCGGACATCCTCGCCGACCCGGTGGCCGGCCCGCTGTACGAGGCGGGCGGGCGCGCGTACATCCATCCGGACGGCGACGAACGGCCCCTGCTGCACGCGACGAAGGGGCCCGGCTGGGTGTCGCTGTGCGGCGCGCAGCCCCTGGCCTCGCCCCGGGCCCGCCTGATGGTGCTGGTCTTCCACCCCGGTGAGCGGCCCAGCCCGGCGCCCAGGCCGACGCTCCACGCCGGCTGA
- a CDS encoding S1 family peptidase, whose translation MNRSRTPARRAALAAAAATVLTATALTLPSAHASPGPATLSAGSAGRLARDLTASLPAADTAGAYYDAAARTLVVGVLDRATAAKVRAAGAEARLVRHSATELAAARSTLKERAAIPGTAWSVDPRRNKVVVTADSTVGGARLARLEKVVAGLGDRAALRRTSGTFRPYLMGGDAIWGSGVRCSLGFNITKGGKPYFLTAGHCGNASAQWSATQGGPVIGVTEQSSFPGHDYALVRYTASVAHPSAVNLYNGGSQQITRAAEATVGEPVRRSGSTTGVSGGEVTGLDATVNYEEGQVDGLIDTTVCAEPGDSGGALFDGGTALGLTSGGSGDCSSGGETFFQPVTDALRAFGAQLP comes from the coding sequence GTGAACCGTTCCCGCACCCCTGCCCGCCGCGCGGCCCTGGCCGCCGCTGCCGCCACCGTCCTGACCGCGACCGCGCTCACCCTGCCGAGCGCCCACGCCTCCCCCGGCCCGGCCACGCTCTCCGCCGGGAGCGCGGGCCGGCTCGCGCGGGACCTCACCGCGAGCCTGCCGGCGGCGGACACGGCCGGCGCGTACTACGACGCCGCGGCCCGCACCCTGGTCGTCGGCGTCCTCGACCGGGCGACCGCCGCGAAGGTCCGCGCCGCCGGGGCCGAGGCCCGGCTCGTCCGGCACTCGGCCACCGAGCTCGCGGCGGCCCGGAGCACCCTGAAGGAGCGCGCCGCGATACCCGGCACCGCCTGGTCGGTCGACCCGCGCCGCAACAAGGTCGTGGTCACCGCCGACAGCACGGTCGGGGGCGCCCGGCTGGCCCGGCTGGAGAAGGTCGTCGCGGGCCTGGGCGACAGGGCCGCGCTCAGAAGGACGTCCGGGACCTTCCGCCCGTACCTCATGGGCGGCGACGCCATCTGGGGCAGCGGGGTGCGCTGCTCGCTCGGCTTCAACATCACCAAGGGCGGGAAGCCGTACTTCCTCACCGCCGGACACTGCGGCAACGCCTCGGCGCAGTGGTCCGCCACCCAGGGCGGCCCCGTGATCGGGGTGACCGAGCAGTCGTCCTTCCCCGGCCACGACTACGCCCTCGTGCGCTACACCGCCTCCGTCGCCCACCCCAGCGCCGTCAATCTGTACAACGGCGGGAGCCAGCAGATCACCCGGGCCGCGGAGGCGACGGTCGGCGAGCCGGTGCGGCGCAGCGGCAGCACCACCGGCGTCAGCGGCGGCGAGGTGACCGGCCTCGACGCGACCGTCAACTACGAGGAGGGCCAGGTCGACGGTCTGATCGACACCACGGTCTGCGCCGAGCCGGGCGACAGCGGCGGCGCGCTCTTCGACGGCGGGACCGCGCTCGGGCTCACCTCGGGCGGCAGCGGTGACTGCTCGTCCGGCGGCGAGACGTTCTTCCAGCCGGTGACGGACGCCCTCCGGGCCTTCGGGGCACAGCTCCCGTGA
- a CDS encoding sodium:proton exchanger produces MGDEERRTAVPSAAAAAVRIGAACAGALPAVAVRLSGTGLAPGWAVAVFGLGVLSAALLLMWAAETARADMAGALALALLAFIAVLPEYAVDLYFAYAAGSDPSYAAYAAANMTGANRLLVGVGWPLVALAAALALRRRGAPPVGITLEPHRRIDVAFLAVAAVLAFVMPLTREIAWYVPLVLIPWYGYYLYRIGKCSSGEMEELIGVPARLAALPRTTRRVTTATLFAGAAAVVFACAEPFADGLVEAGASLGIDRFVLVQWLAPLASEAPELLVAVVFAWRLRAGDGLGALLSSKVNQWTLLVGCLPLAHAAGGGGAALPLVTRQVDEVALTAAQTVLAVVVLLDLRFARWQAGCLFVLFAVQFALPGESARLVLTYVYLGLAALLLTTRLRELPATARALGGRIEEDPHY; encoded by the coding sequence ATGGGCGACGAGGAGCGGCGGACCGCGGTGCCGTCGGCCGCGGCGGCCGCCGTACGGATCGGCGCCGCCTGTGCCGGCGCGCTGCCCGCCGTCGCCGTGCGGCTGAGCGGGACCGGACTCGCGCCCGGCTGGGCGGTGGCCGTCTTCGGGCTGGGCGTGCTCTCCGCGGCGCTCCTGCTGATGTGGGCCGCCGAGACCGCCCGCGCCGACATGGCCGGAGCGCTCGCCCTCGCCCTGCTGGCCTTCATCGCGGTCCTGCCGGAATACGCCGTGGACCTCTACTTCGCCTACGCCGCGGGGTCGGACCCGTCCTACGCCGCCTACGCCGCGGCCAACATGACCGGCGCCAACCGGCTCCTCGTGGGCGTCGGCTGGCCGCTCGTCGCCCTCGCCGCGGCGCTCGCCCTGCGCCGCCGGGGCGCGCCGCCGGTCGGCATCACCCTCGAACCGCACCGCCGGATCGACGTGGCCTTCCTCGCGGTGGCCGCCGTGCTCGCCTTCGTGATGCCGCTCACCCGGGAGATCGCCTGGTACGTGCCGCTCGTGCTGATCCCCTGGTACGGCTACTACCTGTACCGCATCGGCAAGTGCTCCTCGGGGGAGATGGAGGAGCTGATCGGGGTGCCGGCCCGGCTGGCCGCGCTGCCGCGGACCACCCGCCGGGTGACCACGGCGACGCTCTTCGCCGGCGCGGCGGCCGTCGTCTTCGCCTGCGCCGAGCCGTTCGCCGACGGCCTGGTCGAGGCGGGGGCCTCGCTGGGCATCGACCGCTTCGTGCTGGTGCAGTGGCTCGCCCCGCTGGCCTCGGAGGCGCCGGAGCTGCTCGTCGCCGTCGTCTTCGCCTGGCGGCTGCGGGCCGGCGACGGCCTCGGCGCTCTGCTGTCCAGCAAGGTCAACCAGTGGACGCTGCTGGTGGGCTGCCTGCCCCTGGCCCACGCCGCCGGTGGCGGCGGGGCCGCGCTCCCGCTGGTGACGAGGCAGGTGGACGAGGTCGCGCTGACGGCGGCCCAGACGGTCCTGGCCGTCGTGGTCCTGCTGGACCTGCGGTTCGCGCGGTGGCAGGCCGGCTGCCTCTTCGTGCTCTTCGCCGTGCAGTTCGCGCTGCCCGGTGAGTCCGCGCGCCTCGTCCTGACCTATGTCTATCTGGGCCTCGCGGCCCTGCTGCTGACCACCCGGCTGCGCGAGCTCCCGGCCACCGCCCGCGCGCTGGGCGGGCGGATCGAGGAGGATCCGCACTACTGA
- a CDS encoding FAD/NAD(P)-binding protein produces MPVGRTAESDGGGCAGELRERPGPGRDVVVIGGGVAGTSFVVQLVRELLGARDRAGGGRPPSGGRIRSVRLVDPNPPGWGLAFGDRDPLLLCNTAAEINSLLADRPGDFIDHLREQGLEAGPLDCVPRARMAAYCHDRFDRARARARELGVEVRHVRGTAGSVTTGAAGHRVRLGDGQELRADEVVVATGVHRPRVPDGFAAFQDHPRYLDSPYPAARIRQRLPAGSTVLVLGSHQSAIDAALLLCRDGHRVTLTSPSGLLPAVRVSLAAPVRAFPPLERLARLDPADPLLEERVLRCAVESVRLLSRVPLRRQTSRAADPLQRLREETALVERDALWWPGIMVALMEALIALGPSLPPGRTEALLSRFARLTGRYVTAMTSRNARRLLAHAESGALRLAGSYPGLVAFEDGAWRVERPGAAPERFDYAVNATGFLPPALCWNHDGTGLYLDAPPGARAAVDHLEADLRVRRGPGAPPERIWVVGVGTHVRVPFSNLLGNVVRQAGQVARELAGAEVPV; encoded by the coding sequence GTGCCTGTGGGACGTACGGCCGAATCCGACGGCGGGGGGTGTGCCGGCGAGCTCCGGGAGCGGCCGGGCCCCGGGCGGGACGTGGTGGTCATCGGCGGCGGTGTCGCCGGGACGAGCTTCGTGGTGCAGCTGGTGCGGGAGTTACTGGGCGCACGGGACCGGGCAGGGGGCGGACGGCCTCCCTCCGGTGGCCGGATCCGGTCGGTCCGCCTGGTGGACCCCAACCCGCCGGGCTGGGGCCTGGCGTTCGGGGACCGCGACCCGCTGCTGCTGTGCAACACCGCCGCCGAGATCAACTCCCTGCTGGCGGACCGGCCGGGTGACTTCATCGACCACCTGCGCGAACAGGGCCTGGAGGCGGGCCCGCTGGACTGTGTGCCCCGGGCGCGGATGGCCGCGTACTGCCACGACCGCTTCGACCGGGCCCGCGCGCGGGCCCGGGAGCTGGGCGTCGAGGTGCGGCACGTCCGGGGGACGGCCGGGTCCGTGACCACCGGGGCCGCCGGCCACCGGGTGCGGCTCGGCGACGGCCAAGAGCTGCGGGCCGACGAGGTCGTCGTCGCCACCGGCGTCCACCGGCCGCGGGTCCCGGACGGCTTCGCCGCCTTCCAGGACCATCCCCGGTACCTGGACAGCCCGTACCCCGCCGCCCGGATCCGGCAGCGGCTGCCCGCCGGGTCGACGGTGCTGGTGCTCGGCAGCCACCAGTCGGCGATCGACGCGGCGCTGCTGCTGTGCCGCGACGGCCACCGGGTGACGCTCACCTCGCCGTCGGGCCTGCTGCCCGCGGTCCGGGTGTCGCTGGCCGCGCCGGTACGGGCGTTCCCGCCGCTGGAGCGGCTCGCCCGGCTCGACCCGGCCGACCCGCTCCTGGAGGAGCGGGTGCTGCGCTGCGCGGTGGAGTCGGTGCGGCTGCTGAGCCGGGTGCCGCTGCGCCGTCAGACGTCCCGGGCGGCCGACCCGCTCCAGCGGCTGCGGGAGGAGACCGCGCTGGTGGAGCGGGACGCCCTGTGGTGGCCGGGGATCATGGTGGCGCTGATGGAGGCCCTCATCGCCCTCGGGCCGTCGCTCCCGCCCGGCCGCACGGAGGCGCTGCTGTCCCGTTTCGCCCGGCTGACCGGCCGCTACGTCACGGCGATGACCTCCCGCAACGCCCGGCGGCTGCTGGCGCACGCCGAGTCGGGCGCGCTGCGGCTGGCCGGCTCGTACCCCGGCTTGGTGGCCTTCGAGGACGGCGCCTGGCGGGTGGAGCGCCCGGGTGCCGCGCCGGAGCGCTTCGACTACGCCGTGAACGCGACGGGCTTCCTGCCGCCGGCGCTGTGCTGGAACCACGACGGCACGGGCCTGTACCTGGACGCGCCGCCCGGCGCGCGCGCGGCCGTCGACCACCTGGAGGCGGATCTGCGGGTGCGGCGCGGGCCGGGGGCGCCGCCGGAGCGGATCTGGGTGGTGGGCGTCGGCACGCACGTCCGCGTGCCGTTCTCGAACCTGCTGGGCAATGTGGTGCGGCAGGCCGGTCAGGTGGCGCGGGAGCTGGCCGGGGCGGAGGTCCCGGTGTAG